The following are from one region of the Neurospora crassa OR74A linkage group III, whole genome shotgun sequence genome:
- a CDS encoding C2H2 transcription factor, which produces MPLSSDPAGKLEVDTNMSNNSTTSASPSPTSGKPPVAGDEPVNTQVPAAPANNFPPPKTDKPRPHVCGTCQRSFARLEHLKRHERSHTKEKPFECPDCARCFARRDLLLRHQQKLHQSTTPSSRPRNRRESTSAPMAGGNNRVRKNSVAGPGPNAAAQAAVTAAMRPRANTISHVDTTTMQLIAAANAQAARAMPSQHSRHPSLAGFPHHNFDHHAYTGMANAMVQRGVPHGLPKLETHTMNGMDFSTGLRTAPIMPFNPEFDFGDPSMLFSPASTINPNALHYSDSPNLMGVDPLSPFPHGLPDMTGGQHLDDNFDWLQGFDQQMSFNNDLHDHVIDRSSPSAISTASQSGISDVMVDGSNHRAPAVETSSIWQGSIMGPPQIPNSFSLGDMGNTVFPDLLTGVPLSPQPAPSSKHIGDAYFSTPPSSMNSLSPNIFSGLNGQNMNNALNNFGAGPETPSSMNGSTHGTLPVSTITDSTRHAILGALTASQASQFGARRYSYATTSSSPLSTQSPTTTTSTELPNTLPNTHDLQRYVSAYLRYFHPHLPFLHIPTLSFDVPTLPVNGQDNGIGGSGCLLLSMAAIGALYEMEQQISMDLFGMAKKMIQLYLDERRKANVRKADFRRPSMSDHTLQQQENPVETPVWLVQAMLLNVIYGHNCGDKRSGEIASTHAAALVSLAQGAELLNPIRIEPSVDVDTMDMDVSWNAAEVEWLRWKSMEERKRTLYTVFILSSLVVSAYNHTPALTNSEIFLDLPCDEEFFAADSSQIFHAQGGVAAANHNRMTFHEALGALLQRQKVASRLADGNDFSTTNLPKPSTFGCLILINALHNYIWETRQRHHNKVWTNEETEKMHRHIEPALRAWKAVWESNPHHSPERPNPFGKGPLAADAIPLLDLAYVRLYVNFSRVKEKFWQRDWDGMAEELARGSEIVQHAEQTPIAINLAPEDANTARPEAFSNLNLGQSPLAITNNRSDPRRERHLRKAGFIAADSLLNADKFNVTFADATARELPVQSAICTFDCAQVLAEWVATLQDRVGRYLGILGRDDVDLKEVPAVVLLEDDDIKLLGKIQEIIQRAELKMNADQTSHGPNGDGLNNVNNGQRDEHMGYAAKILRITAYLIDKGAVWPVTRLISSCLETHADHMRARAEKSVAAME; this is translated from the exons ATGCCCCTCTCGAGCGACCCCGCCGGCAAGCTCGAGGTCGACACCAACATGTCCAACAACTCGACAACGTCGGCATCCCCATCGCCGACCAGTGGGAAACCTCCCGTTGCTGGTGATGAGCCTG TGAATACCCAAGTCCCCGCTGCTCCTGCCAACAACTTCCCTCCACCCAAGACAGACAAACCCCGTCCTCACGTCTGCGGAACATGCCAGCGGTCCTTTGCCCGTCTGGAACACCTCAAGCGCCATGAGCGATCCCACACCAAAGAAAAGCCCTTCGAGTGCCCAGATTGCGCGAGATGCTTTGCCCGCAGAGATCTGTTGTTGCGGCACCAGCAGAAGCTACATCAGAGTACCACCCCATCGTCGCGTCCTCGCAATCGCCGCGAGAGCACGAGCGCGCCTATGGCCGGTGGTAACAACCGGGTCCGCAAGAATAGCGTCGCTGGCCCTGGCCCCAATGCTGCCGCCCAAGCAGCAGTCACTGCTGCCATGCGGCCTCGAGCAAACACCATTAGTCACGTCGACACTACGACAATGCAGTTGATCGCTGCGGCCAATGCTCAGGCGGCCAGGGCTATGCCATCACAACACAGCCGACATCCCAGCTTGGCTGGCTTCCCTCACCACAACTTTGATCATCACGCTTATACCGGGATGGCCAACGCCATGGTGCAGCGCGGCGTTCCTCACGGACTCCCCAAACTGGAGACTCATACCATGAACGGCATGGACTTCTCTACGGGCTTGAGGACAGCTCCCATTATGCCCTTCAACCCAGAGTTCGACTTCGGGGACCCCTCGATGCTGTTTAGCCCGGCCTCGACCATCAATCCCAATGCACTTCATTACAGTGATTCGCCGAACCTGATGGGCGTAGACCCCTTGTCTCCCTTTCCACACGGGCTTCCCGATATGACAGGCGGCCAGCATCTGGATGATAACTTTGACTGGCTACAAGGTTTTGACCAGCAAATGTCCTTCAACAACGATCTTCACGACCATGTCATTGACCGATCCTCGCCTTCGGCCATTAGCACTGCCAGCCAGAGCGGCATCAGCGACGTAATGGTGGATGGATCGAATCACCGCGCTCCCGCTGTGGAGACGAGCTCGATCTGGCAGGGCAGTATAATGGGGCCCCCGCAAATACCCAACTCGTTTTCTCTCGGCGACATGGGCAACACCGTATTCCCCGATCTCTTGACCGGGGTCCCCCTTTCGCCGCAGCCCGCTCCATCCAGCAAGCATATTGGCGATGCCTACTTTTCGACACCACCGTCCTCAATGAACTCGCTAAGTCCCAACATATTCTCGGGCCTCAATGGTCAAAACATGAACAATGCACTGAACAATTTCGGTGCCGGCCCGGAGACGCCGTCGTCCATGAATGGTAGTACTCATGGCACCTTACCCGTCTCGACAATCACTGATTCAACAAGACATGCCATCCTAGGTGCCCTGACGGCCTCCCAGGCTTCCCAGTTCGGAGCTCGAAGATACTCGTACGCGACAACCAGCAGCTCCCCGTTGTCGACACAATCGCCGACGACAACCACCAGCACCGAGCTCCCCAACACCCTCCCGAACACCCACGACCTCCAACGATACGTCAGTGCTTATTTGCGATATTTCCACCCACATCTGCCGTTCCTCCACATACCGACACTCTCGTTCGACGTTCCCACGCTCCCGGTTAACGGACAGGATAACGGTATTGGCGGAAGCGGCTGCCTTCTCCTTTCAATGGCGGCGATCGGCGCCCTCTACGAAATGGAGCAGCAGATATCGATGGATTTGTTCGGTATGGCGAAAAAGATGATCCAATTATACCTTGATgagagaagaaaagcaaACGTTAGGAAGGCAGATTTCCGACGACCGTCCATGTCGGACCATACGTTACAGCAGCAGGAAAACCCGGTAGAGACGCCCGTCTGGCTTGTTCAAGCCATGCTCCTCAACGTCATTTATGGCCACAATTGCGGCGACAAGCGTTCCGGCGAAATTGCGTCAACCCACGCTGCCGCGCTGGTAAGTCTGGCCCAAGGAGCTGAGCTGCTGAACCCGATCAGGATCGAGCCCAGCGTCGATGTCGATACGATGGATATGGATGTAAGCTGGAATGCGGCAGAGGTGGAATGGCTCCGCTGGAAGTCcatggaggagaggaagcggACGCTCTATACCGTGTTTATTCTTTCTAGCCTCGTGGTATCCGCTTATAACCACACGCCAGCCTTAACCAACTCCGAAATCTTCCTCGACCTCCCATGTGATGAAGAGTTCTTTGCTGCGGATTCTAGTCAAATCTTCCATGCTCAGGGTGGCGTCGCGGCCGCAAACCATAACCGGATGACGTTTCACGAGGCCCTGGGGGCACTCCTCCAGAGACAGAAAGTGGCTTCAAGGTTGGCGGACGGCAACGATTTTTCCACCACTAACCTTCCGAAGCCAAGCACGTTTGGTTGTCTTATTCTTATCAATGCCCTGCACAACTACATTTGGGAAACTCGCCAACGCCACCACAACAAGGTTTGGACGAATGAAGAGACTGAAAAGATGCATCGACACATTGAGCCAGCTCTTCGCGCGTGGAAAGCCGTATGGGAGAGCAATCCCCACCATAGCCCAGAACGTCCAAATCCGTTTGGTAAGGGGCCGCTGGCCGCTGATGCCATTCCGTTGCTTGATCTTGCCTACGTCCGTCTCTACGTTAACTTTTCTCGCGTCAAGGAGAAGTTTTGGCAGCGGGATTGGGATGGCATGGCAGAGGAGCTGGCTCGCGGCTCTGAGATAGTCCAACATGCAGAGCAGACCCCAATCGCTATCAATCTTGCACCAGAAGACGCGAATACCGCCAGGCCTGAAGCCTTTTCCAATCTCAACCTCGGCCAGTCGCCACTTGCTATTACGAACAACAGGTCCGATCCACGGAGAGAACGCCATCTCCGAAAGGCAGGTTTCATTGCGGCTGATTCGTTGCTCAATGCGGACAAGTTCAATGTAACGTTTGCCGATGCGACCGCTCGCGAGCTGCCTGTGCAGTCAGCCATCTGCACGTTTGATTGCGCACAGGTTCTGGCTGAGTGGGTTGCCACGCTGCAAGACCGCGTTGGGCGATACCTGGGGATTCTTGGTCGGGACGATGTCGACCTAAAGGAAGTGCCCGCGGTGGTTCTCCTGGAGGACGATGACATCAAGCTGTTGGGTAAGATTCAAGAGATAATCCAGCGGGCGGAGCTCAAGATGAATGCGGACCAGACGTCTCATGGTCCCAATGGCGATGGTCTCAACAATGTCAACAATGGTCAGCGGGATGAACATATGGGTTATGCAGCCAAGATACTGCGGATCACGGCGTATCTCATTGACAAGGGCGCTGTGTGGCCGG TAACCCGTTTGATATCCTCTTGTCTCGAAACCCATGCGGATCACATGCGCGCGCGCGCTGAGAAGTCCGTTGCGGCCATGGAATAA